The proteins below are encoded in one region of Delphinus delphis chromosome 4, mDelDel1.2, whole genome shotgun sequence:
- the CCDC39 gene encoding coiled-coil domain-containing protein 39, with amino-acid sequence MSSEFLAELNWEEGFAIPVANEENKILEDLLSKLRNERSSFQDQLRDYEDRINAMTSHFKNVKQEFLFTQSLCKAREHEIESEEHFKMIAERELGRVKEEMQRLENEITSIREKKSDKENYIFKTTQKLDDLKCQMNWDQQALEAWLEESAHKDNDALTLQKYARQDDNKIRALTLQLERLTVECNQRRKVLDNELTETLSAQLELDKAAQDFRNIHNERQELIQQWENTIEQMQKRDRDIDNCALALAKIKQEIREKENLVKEKIKFLESEIGNNTEYEKKISVADREVLKCRTEYQCHETKRIQLKDELDTLKATVNRSSSDLEALRKNISKIKKDINEETTRLHKIKNHNQIVRKKLKQITEKTTSVEEKATNLEDMLKEEERGVKELEVQLNIVKDVLFKKVQVLQTETMKEKAVVSEIEGTRSSLKHLNHQLHKLDFETLQQQEIMYNQDFYIQQVERRMSRLKGDINSEEKQALEAKTVELQKTLEEKKSTFNLLETQIKKLHNDLYFIKKSNSKNRDEKQSLMTKINELNLFNDRSEKELNKAKALKQDLMIEDNLLKLEVKRIRDMLHSKAEEVLSLEERKQQLHTAMEERNEEIKVHKKMLASQIRCVDQERQNISAEFHERLSKIDKLKNRYEILTVVMLPPEGEEEKTQAYYVIKAAQEKEELQREGDSLDAKINKAEKEIYALGNTLQVLNSCNNKYKQSFKKVTPSSAEYEVKIQLEEQKRAVDEKHRYKQRQIRELQEDIQSMENTLAVIEHLTNNVKEKISEKQAYTLQLRKETEEQKPKLERVTKQCAKLIKEIRLLKDTKDETLEEQDIKLREVKQLHKIIDEMLVDITEENAEIGIILQTYFQQSGLALPTASTKGSRHSSRSPSQTSLVSARSSKSTSTSASQTSIKVLELNFPASSLTGSTSRPPSASSGSSNGKSKKSSK; translated from the exons TCTCTTTGCAAAGCCAGGGAGCATGAGATTGAAAGTGAAGAACATTTTAAGATGATTGCTGAAAGAGAACTGGGACGAGTGAAGGAAGAAATGCAACGACTGGAAAATGAGATAACTTCAATACGGGAAAAGAAAAGTGATAAGGAA aattacatatttaaaactACTCAAAAACTGGATGATTTGAAATGTCAGATGAACTGGGACCAGCAAGCACTGGAGGCATGGCTGGAAGAATCGGCTCATAAAGATAATGATGCCCTCACTCTTCAGAAGTATGCACGACAAGATGATAATAAAATTAGG GCACTGACCCTGCAATTAGAAAGACTGACTGTGGaatgtaatcagagaagaaaggtaCTTGACAATGAACTCACAGAGACTCTAAGTGCACAG TTAGAATTGGATAAAGCAGCCCAAGATTTTCGTAATATTCATAATGAAAGGCAAGAACTCATTCAACAGTGGGAGAACACAATAGAACAGATGCAGAAGAGAGATCGAGACATTGATAACTGTGCCTTG GCACTAGCAAAGATAAAacaggaaataagagaaaaagaaaatttggttAAGGAAAAGATCAAGTTTTTGGAAAGTGAGATTGGGAATAACACAgagtatgagaaaaaaatttctgttgcTGATcgtgaagttttaaaatgtagaacGGAATATCAATGTCAtgaaactaagagaattcagctgaAGGATGAG CTGGATACTTTAAAAGCCACTGTGAATAGAAGTTCTAGTGATTTAGAAGCTCtgaggaaaaatatttccaaaataaagaaGGACATTAATGAAGAGACAACAAG gttacacaaaattaaaaatcataatcagattgtaagaaaaaaattaaagcagataACTGAGAAAACTACGTCTGTAGAGGAGAAAGCTACCAACTTGGAAGACATgctaaaggaggaagaaagaggtgTGAAA GAATTAGAAGTTCAGTTGAACATAGTGAAGGATGTGCTATTTAAGAAAGTTCAGGTATTACAGACTgagacaatgaaagaaaaagctgTTGTATCTGAAATTGAAGGAACCCGTTCTTCTCTAAAGCACCTCAACCATCAGTTACATAAACTGGACTTTGAAACCTTACAGCAGCAAGAAATTATGTACAATCAG GATTTTTACATTCAACAAGTGGAACGCCGAATGTCACGGTTAAAGGGAGATATTAACTCAGAAGAAAAACAAGCCCTTGAAGCAAAAACTGTTGAACTTCAAAAGACATTGGAAGAGAAAAAATCTACATTTAACCTTTTGGAAACACAGATCAAGAAGCTTCAT AATGATCTTTACTTTATCAAGAAGTCAAATAGTAAAAATCGTGATGAAAAACAGTCCCTCATgaccaaaataaatgaactaaaccTCTTCAATGACAGATCAGAGAAAGAACTTAATAAAGCCAAAGCTTTGAAACAG GATTTGATGATAGAAGACAATCTTTTAAAACTTGAGGTTAAACGTATTCGAGATATGCTTCACAGTAAGGCAGAAGAAGTTCTTTctctggaagaaagaaaacagcaattACACACTGCTATGGAAGAACGGAATGAAGAAATTAAGGTTCACAAAAAAATGCTTGCATCACAAATAAGATGTGTTGATCAAGAACGGCAAAATATAAG TGCTGAGTTTCATGAGCGGCTAAGTAAAATTGATAAGCTGAAGAATAGATATGAAATTCTTACTGTTGTTATGCTGCCTcctgagggagaagaggagaaaacgCAGGCCTATTACGTAATAAAG GCTgctcaagaaaaagaagaacttcAAAGGGAAGGTGACAGTTTGGATGCTAAGATCAACaaagctgaaaaagaaatctATGCTCTAGGAAACACCTTGCAAGTGCTGAACAGCTGCAACAACAAGTACAAACAATCTTTTAAGAAAGTGACTCCATCTA gTGCTGAGTATGAGGTAAAAATTcaactagaagaacaaaagagagcTGTTGATGAAAAACACAGATACAAACAAAGACAAATCAGAGAACTACAGGAAGATATCCAG AGCATGGAAAATACTTTAGCAGTTATAGAACATTTAACAAAtaatgtcaaagaaaaaatatcagagaAGCAAGCTTACACACTTCAACTAAGGAAAGAAACTGAGGAGCAGAAGCCAAAATTAGAGAGAGTAACTAAACAG TGTGCAAAACTCATCAAGGAAATCCGTCTTTTGAAAGACACGAAAGATGAAACACTAGAAGAACAAGACATCAAACTTCGTGAAGTGAAACAGCTTCACAAGATCATTGATGAAATGTTAGTTGATATCACAGAAGAAAATGCTGAGATTGGTATTATCCTTCAAACATACTTTCAACAG AGTGGTTTAGCACTACCTACGGCTAGTACTAAAGGGAGTCGTCACAGTTCTAGATCTCCTTCCCAGACTTCACTGGTATCAGCAAG GTCATCTAAGAGTACAAGTACTTCTGCTTCTCAGACTTCAATTAAAGTATTAGAGCtgaacttcccagcctcttcACTAACTGGCAGCACTTCTAGACCACCTAGTGCTAGCAGTGGCTCCAgtaatggtaaaagcaaaaagagcagcaaataa